A genome region from Natronobeatus ordinarius includes the following:
- a CDS encoding isochorismate synthase — MDRASSDGRLAAGMEPVDEPLVSRSRELEDVSFGAALDVDGSPRLQWTTPDGFEVVGCGVAARFSAIGPDRFAHVRKLAERRFAALEYEGPAASRPRAFGGLAFHADHEPEPPWRGFEAATFVVPELQVTRTDDGTWLTVVESSAADAADALDYWTEQLDDLPAMRSSGANPGIAGLRRTTSREQWTAGVEAALERIAGDDLEKVVLAQALTADLEVPVDVAATLERLRRRYPNCYRFMIDHGEGATFFGAPPERLVSMHGRRIETEALAGSVPRGGTPEEDEAFAERLLESGKLEREHGLVAETIRAQLEPLAGEVRVADRTIRRLATIQHLRTPIEATLETDRHVLEIVETLHPTPAVGGLPLEAAFETIREIEPFDRGWYAAPVGWFDGDGDGEFAVALRSGVAADDAVTLFAGNGIVADSDPEEEWDEVQLKFRPVLDELR, encoded by the coding sequence ATGGATCGAGCGTCGAGCGACGGACGGCTGGCCGCGGGGATGGAACCCGTCGACGAGCCACTGGTGAGCCGAAGCAGGGAACTCGAGGACGTCTCCTTCGGCGCCGCACTCGACGTCGACGGCTCGCCGCGGCTCCAGTGGACGACGCCCGACGGCTTCGAGGTGGTCGGCTGTGGCGTCGCCGCCCGGTTTTCCGCGATCGGACCCGATCGCTTCGCCCACGTCCGCAAACTCGCCGAGCGGCGGTTCGCCGCCCTCGAGTACGAGGGGCCCGCCGCCAGCCGCCCTCGAGCGTTCGGCGGGCTCGCCTTTCACGCCGATCACGAGCCAGAACCGCCGTGGCGCGGCTTCGAAGCGGCGACGTTCGTCGTCCCCGAACTGCAGGTCACCCGCACGGACGACGGCACGTGGCTGACGGTCGTCGAATCGAGCGCTGCGGACGCTGCCGACGCACTCGACTACTGGACGGAACAACTCGACGATCTGCCGGCGATGCGCTCGAGCGGGGCCAACCCCGGAATCGCCGGCCTCCGCCGGACGACCTCCCGCGAGCAGTGGACGGCGGGCGTCGAGGCAGCCCTCGAGCGGATCGCGGGTGACGATCTCGAGAAGGTCGTCCTCGCGCAGGCGCTCACGGCCGACCTCGAGGTACCGGTCGACGTCGCCGCGACGCTCGAGCGTCTGCGACGTCGGTATCCGAACTGTTACCGGTTCATGATCGATCACGGCGAGGGAGCGACCTTCTTCGGGGCGCCGCCGGAGCGACTCGTCTCGATGCACGGCCGTCGGATCGAAACCGAAGCGCTCGCGGGCTCGGTCCCCCGCGGTGGGACGCCCGAGGAAGACGAGGCGTTCGCCGAACGCCTGCTCGAGAGCGGGAAGCTCGAGCGCGAACACGGCCTCGTCGCCGAGACGATCCGCGCCCAGCTCGAGCCGCTGGCGGGTGAGGTTCGCGTCGCCGACCGGACGATTCGACGGCTCGCAACCATCCAGCACCTGCGGACGCCGATCGAAGCGACGCTCGAAACCGACCGACACGTCCTCGAGATCGTCGAGACGTTGCACCCGACGCCGGCGGTCGGCGGCCTCCCGCTCGAGGCGGCGTTCGAGACGATCCGCGAGATCGAACCCTTCGATCGGGGCTGGTACGCGGCCCCCGTCGGCTGGTTCGACGGCGACGGCGACGGCGAGTTCGCGGTCGCGCTCCGATCGGGCGTCGCGGCCGACGACGCGGTGACGCTCTTTGCGGGCAACGGCATCGTCGCCGACAGCGATCCCGAAGAGGAGTGGGACGAGGTACAGCTGAAGTTCCGACCGGTCCTCGACGAGCTCAGATGA
- a CDS encoding cupin domain-containing protein: protein MTAIRFDDLELVEMTQAGSDMEVRANFPFSPAFPATTGLELAGGHTVVYFEIPPEKELGTHKDSPEELVLCLEGDGIEARVGDATGELAAGELVVIPAMEPHGFRNTGEETARFVGFFSDSTTVHEFEEDLEPVGERILKT, encoded by the coding sequence TTGACGGCGATCAGGTTCGACGACCTCGAACTCGTCGAGATGACGCAGGCAGGCTCGGACATGGAGGTTCGCGCGAACTTTCCGTTCTCACCGGCGTTTCCGGCGACCACCGGACTCGAACTGGCGGGTGGACACACCGTCGTCTACTTCGAGATTCCTCCAGAAAAGGAACTGGGAACGCACAAGGACAGCCCCGAAGAGCTCGTGCTCTGCCTCGAAGGTGACGGGATAGAGGCCCGGGTTGGGGACGCGACCGGCGAACTCGCGGCGGGCGAGCTGGTAGTGATCCCGGCCATGGAACCACACGGCTTCCGCAATACGGGCGAGGAGACGGCTCGGTTCGTGGGGTTCTTCTCGGATAGCACCACCGTGCACGAGTTCGAGGAGGATCTGGAACCAGTCGGCGAACGGATCCTCAAGACGTAG
- the menD gene encoding 2-succinyl-5-enolpyruvyl-6-hydroxy-3-cyclohexene-1-carboxylic-acid synthase yields MPAPNRNALWGRVLVDELVAGGLEAVCIAPGSRSTPLTVAFDAHPGIEGYSHLDERSAAFFALGRARRTGEPTALVCTSGTAAANFHPAVIEADRARVPLLVLTADRPPELRDSGANQTIDQVDLYGDAVRWAVDLPEPEADERKVRMLRTAAARALAATTRVPAGPVHLNCPFRKPLEPVDVPGDVPEAFEETLAGRGRDGPFVETVEGTTTLPSVEIERIAAALEDADRPLLVAGPADPPGVDADVVAALAAATGAPVLADPLSDVRFGPHVEVPGALVCGGYDAYLEALPNPDVVVRFGASPTSKTLTHYLRDAPCRQFLLDPAGGWREATFTATDLVAADPVSTLAAVTDVLEEDAGREAAETAWLERFREAERRHWEVRAGAVDPETLAAEPFEGAILASVLEHAPDPATVFVSNSMPVREADRFGRPRGADLTVLANRGASGIDGIASTALGAGSATDEPLVCVTGDLAFYHDLTGLLALERCGVDATIVLVDNDGGGIFHLLPIEAFDPPFTGQFKTPHGLEFDPLEELYDLEFVRVEPTLFEDVYRESVTSSGTQVLALEFDAESSHRRREALEQEVRDAVGGR; encoded by the coding sequence ATGCCCGCACCGAACCGCAACGCGCTGTGGGGCCGCGTGCTGGTCGACGAGCTCGTCGCGGGCGGCCTCGAGGCTGTCTGTATCGCGCCGGGGAGTCGATCGACGCCGCTGACGGTCGCGTTCGACGCCCACCCCGGGATCGAGGGCTACTCACACCTCGACGAGCGGTCGGCGGCCTTCTTCGCGCTCGGGCGGGCCCGGCGGACCGGCGAGCCGACGGCGCTGGTCTGTACGTCGGGGACGGCGGCGGCGAACTTCCACCCGGCCGTGATCGAGGCCGACCGCGCACGGGTGCCGCTGCTCGTGCTCACGGCCGACCGGCCGCCGGAGCTCCGGGACAGCGGCGCCAACCAGACGATAGACCAGGTCGACCTCTACGGCGACGCCGTCCGGTGGGCTGTCGACCTCCCCGAACCCGAAGCCGACGAGCGAAAGGTGCGGATGCTCCGAACGGCCGCTGCCCGCGCACTCGCGGCGACGACCCGCGTCCCGGCGGGTCCCGTCCACCTCAACTGCCCGTTCCGCAAGCCGCTCGAGCCCGTCGACGTTCCGGGTGACGTCCCCGAAGCGTTCGAGGAGACGCTCGCCGGACGGGGTCGGGACGGACCGTTCGTCGAGACGGTCGAGGGGACGACGACGCTCCCGAGCGTCGAGATCGAGCGAATCGCGGCCGCGCTCGAGGACGCCGACCGGCCGCTGCTCGTCGCCGGACCGGCAGACCCGCCGGGGGTCGACGCCGACGTCGTGGCTGCGCTGGCCGCCGCGACCGGGGCACCGGTGCTCGCCGACCCCCTCTCGGACGTCCGCTTCGGCCCCCACGTCGAGGTCCCGGGGGCCCTGGTCTGTGGCGGCTACGACGCCTACCTCGAGGCGCTTCCGAACCCCGACGTCGTCGTCCGGTTCGGGGCGTCGCCGACGTCGAAGACGCTCACCCACTACCTGCGGGACGCGCCGTGTCGGCAGTTCCTGCTCGACCCCGCCGGCGGCTGGCGGGAAGCGACGTTCACCGCGACCGATCTCGTGGCAGCCGACCCAGTCTCGACGCTCGCCGCGGTGACGGACGTCCTCGAGGAGGATGCGGGACGGGAGGCAGCCGAGACGGCGTGGCTCGAGCGGTTTCGCGAGGCCGAACGCCGCCACTGGGAGGTCCGAGCGGGCGCGGTCGACCCCGAGACGCTCGCCGCCGAGCCGTTCGAGGGGGCGATTCTCGCGTCGGTCCTCGAGCACGCCCCCGATCCGGCGACGGTGTTCGTCTCGAACAGCATGCCCGTCCGGGAGGCCGACCGGTTCGGCCGGCCCCGCGGGGCCGACCTCACGGTGCTCGCGAACCGCGGGGCGAGCGGCATCGACGGCATCGCGAGCACGGCCCTCGGCGCCGGCAGCGCGACCGACGAGCCGCTCGTCTGCGTGACCGGCGACCTCGCCTTCTACCACGACCTGACCGGCCTGCTCGCGCTCGAGCGCTGTGGCGTCGACGCGACGATCGTCCTCGTCGACAACGACGGCGGCGGCATCTTCCACCTGCTCCCCATCGAGGCGTTCGATCCACCCTTCACCGGCCAGTTCAAGACGCCCCACGGCCTCGAATTCGACCCCCTCGAGGAGCTGTACGACCTCGAGTTCGTCCGCGTCGAGCCGACGCTGTTCGAGGACGTCTACCGCGAGTCGGTTACCTCGAGCGGGACGCAGGTGCTCGCTCTCGAGTTCGACGCCGAATCGAGTCACCGACGGCGGGAGGCACTCGAGCAGGAGGTTCGGGACGCGGTCGGCGGCAGGTGA